The genomic window AATCAAAATGTTCAACGGAGTTCCCCAGTGGCGATTGTCGTCCAGTTGATTGCGATAAGTGTAATGCGTTGTGCCTGTGCGGTCTTTGGTTTTGCCGTCGCCTTCCACGCAAATTGGATACGTCGGTTCATGCCGTTCAATGAATCCGCGCAGTTCGAGTTCGTTCGAGTATTCGCAAACGCCGATGACCAGAAAACCCTGATCTTTGTACTTTTCGTACAGCTCTTTCATCGTCTTCACGTCGAAATTCGAGTTGTGGCACCACGCGGCAAAGTAATGCACCAGCACCAGCTTTTTCCCTTTGACGGCTTCGCTCAAACGAATCGTTTTGCCGTCGGGCGTGGGAAAGCTGAAATCCTTGATGTCCATCTGCGCATCGCGGAGCGGCACGTAATAGTGCCCAAGATCGTCTTGCGCGGCAGCGGTCAGGCTCAATCCAATCAGGATGGCAAAAAGCAGACAACATATCGTGAGTGCATTTTTCATATCATGCTAACCTCAAGACTGAAACCCGGTCGCTACCGCTTCCGGTACTAATTCGTTACTTCATCAAAAACACATCCGCCGCAATCGTGACAAACAGAATCACGCTGACCCAGGCATTGGTGTTGAAAAAGGCTACGTTCAATCGGGATAAATCATCGGCGCGTACCAACCGGTGCTGGTAAATGAGCAGCGCCGCCGTCGCGATGATGCCCAGCAAGCCTATCCAGTGCAAGCCGGTCAGGAAGTACACCCAAACGAGCGCCGCCAGCATCGCGACATGCAATCCGCGCGAAATCCACAACGCTGTCGCAATGCCGAATCGTTGCGGAATGGAATTCAATCCGGCTTCGACGTCAAATTCCCGATCCTGACAGGAATAGATGATGTCGAACCCGGCGGTCCACAACATCACCGCCAGCGAAATCAGCAGCGGCACGGGCGAATCAATCGCTCCACGCACAGCAATCCAGGCGCCGGTTGGCGCAATCGAAAGCGCCCAGCCCAAGGCCAAATGCGACAAGGACGTAAAGCGTTTTGTGTACGAATAAAACAGAATCGAAAACAATGCGATGGGTGACAGCCATAATGTCAGCCGGTTCAACATCGCTGCCGCCAGAAAGAACAACGCTGCTGATACCACGGTAAAAATCGCGACGAACTGCACGCTCA from Acidobacteriota bacterium includes these protein-coding regions:
- a CDS encoding TlpA family protein disulfide reductase, whose protein sequence is MKNALTICCLLFAILIGLSLTAAAQDDLGHYYVPLRDAQMDIKDFSFPTPDGKTIRLSEAVKGKKLVLVHYFAAWCHNSNFDVKTMKELYEKYKDQGFLVIGVCEYSNELELRGFIERHEPTYPICVEGDGKTKDRTGTTHYTYRNQLDDNRHWGTPLNILIATEDFQKKGDIVAKHVRIAPGEVIKSEFEDLIRQKLENKPAKQ
- a CDS encoding UbiA family prenyltransferase, with product MIRNLKTTLEMIKIEHTLFALPFAFLGAVLAANGLPSLRQIFWIVVAMVGARSAAMAFNRLVDRRIDGANPRTNMRAIPAGLLSVQFVAIFTVVSAALFFLAAAMLNRLTLWLSPIALFSILFYSYTKRFTSLSHLALGWALSIAPTGAWIAVRGAIDSPVPLLISLAVMLWTAGFDIIYSCQDREFDVEAGLNSIPQRFGIATALWISRGLHVAMLAALVWVYFLTGLHWIGLLGIIATAALLIYQHRLVRADDLSRLNVAFFNTNAWVSVILFVTIAADVFLMK